The following are encoded in a window of Roseimaritima ulvae genomic DNA:
- a CDS encoding outer membrane protein assembly factor BamB family protein yields MYKVIFFATLCSMLPVVAGADNWPHWRGEAGNGVSTTATPPTQWSATENVKWKVPIPGRGSGSPVVWEDNVFVVTAVNAGGGGLLDFKLLCFDRGSGTLRWQQTAVTAKPHQGTHQTNGYASASPCTDGEHVFASFGSRGLYCYTLDGQLVWQRDDFPPMTTRNSFGEGSSPTIAGQKLILPWDHEGESLLVALDKATGKTLWRTPRDEPTCWATPLVVEHEGRKQIVMNGQNYARGYDLESGKELWRCSGQTVRPAASPVAADGMVFVGSGFRGAFLGAFRLDGRGDLQGTDRVAWTIERDAPDIGSLLLSEGRIYFYKQRAGILTCVDAATGQPHYGPSRIAGLRSIYASPIAAGGHVYLTGRSGTTVVIKDDKQLQIVATNSVGETVDATPAPVDDQLFIRGEKHLFCIQR; encoded by the coding sequence ATGTACAAGGTGATTTTCTTTGCCACGCTCTGCAGCATGCTGCCGGTGGTCGCTGGGGCGGACAATTGGCCTCACTGGCGCGGGGAGGCCGGCAATGGCGTTTCCACTACGGCCACGCCGCCGACGCAGTGGAGTGCCACGGAAAACGTGAAGTGGAAGGTGCCGATTCCCGGCCGCGGTTCCGGCTCGCCGGTCGTCTGGGAAGACAACGTGTTTGTGGTCACCGCCGTGAATGCTGGCGGAGGGGGGCTGTTGGACTTCAAACTGTTGTGTTTCGATCGCGGTAGCGGAACGCTTCGCTGGCAACAGACGGCCGTCACCGCCAAACCGCATCAGGGCACACACCAAACCAACGGTTATGCTTCCGCGTCGCCCTGCACCGACGGCGAACATGTGTTTGCATCGTTTGGCTCGCGGGGGCTGTATTGCTATACCCTGGATGGCCAGCTGGTCTGGCAGCGCGACGACTTTCCGCCCATGACGACTCGCAACAGTTTTGGCGAAGGAAGTTCGCCGACGATCGCTGGCCAAAAGTTGATTCTGCCATGGGATCACGAAGGCGAATCGCTGTTGGTGGCGCTGGACAAGGCCACGGGCAAAACGCTTTGGCGGACTCCCCGCGACGAACCAACTTGTTGGGCGACGCCGTTAGTGGTCGAGCATGAAGGCCGCAAACAGATTGTCATGAACGGCCAAAACTATGCTCGCGGCTATGATTTGGAAAGCGGCAAAGAACTTTGGCGGTGCAGCGGCCAAACCGTCCGTCCGGCAGCTTCGCCAGTGGCAGCGGACGGCATGGTGTTCGTCGGCAGCGGGTTCCGGGGAGCTTTCCTAGGAGCCTTTCGTCTGGACGGTCGCGGTGATCTCCAGGGCACCGACCGCGTCGCCTGGACGATCGAACGCGACGCCCCTGACATCGGATCGCTGTTGCTGTCCGAGGGACGCATTTATTTCTACAAACAGCGAGCGGGCATCCTGACCTGTGTGGACGCGGCGACGGGACAGCCGCACTACGGTCCGTCGCGAATTGCTGGGTTGCGTTCGATCTATGCTTCGCCCATCGCCGCCGGAGGACACGTCTACCTGACCGGCCGCAGCGGTACCACGGTGGTGATTAAAGACGACAAGCAATTGCAGATCGTCGCGACCAACTCGGTCGGAGAAACCGTGGACGCCACACCCGCACCGGTCGACGACCAGCTGTTCATCCGCGGCGAGAAGCACCTGTTTTGTATCCAACGGTAA
- a CDS encoding class I SAM-dependent methyltransferase, which translates to MVSITDEQIAAGQAVYTPRTLRVYDFVVLGVSNRLIWKCPTSRLLKHYNAHVTDNHLDVGVGSGYFPDRCRFPSSSPRVGLMDLNADALDFAAKRIQRYDPETYRCDILQPLSLDGKKFDSVAVNYVLHCLPGSMSTKAVVFDHLAELLNPGGVLFGSTLLHGGVRRGWAAKRLMAFYNRKGIFSNADDGFDDLDAQLAVRFESYQTRVIGSVALFSGRLS; encoded by the coding sequence ATGGTGTCGATAACCGATGAACAAATCGCTGCTGGGCAGGCTGTCTACACGCCGCGTACCCTGCGTGTTTACGACTTTGTGGTCTTGGGCGTTTCCAACCGACTGATTTGGAAATGTCCGACGTCACGTTTGCTGAAGCACTACAACGCTCACGTTACAGACAATCATCTGGATGTCGGCGTGGGCTCGGGGTACTTCCCCGACCGTTGTCGGTTTCCATCCTCGTCCCCGCGCGTCGGTTTGATGGACCTGAATGCGGATGCTCTCGATTTTGCCGCGAAACGAATCCAACGCTACGATCCCGAGACCTACCGCTGCGATATTCTGCAACCATTGTCGCTGGATGGTAAGAAATTTGATTCCGTAGCTGTCAACTATGTGCTGCATTGCCTACCCGGAAGCATGTCGACCAAGGCGGTGGTCTTCGACCATCTGGCGGAGTTGCTAAACCCGGGCGGCGTACTGTTCGGCTCGACGCTGCTGCATGGCGGCGTACGACGCGGTTGGGCGGCAAAACGATTGATGGCGTTCTACAACCGCAAAGGCATCTTCAGCAATGCCGATGATGGCTTCGACGATTTGGACGCCCAGCTGGCAGTCCGATTTGAATCGTATCAGACCCGAGTTATCGGCAGCGTGGCCTTGTTTTCTGGTCGTCTTTCCTAA
- a CDS encoding alpha-amylase family glycosyl hydrolase: protein MADTLQPARDNLDETGADQEQPASATKLPGMGPLPHPAGVAFRVWAPHADAVSVVGDFNDWDPEQGAMQSEPGGCWYLDCPQAATGQQYKYEIRHGENRFLRMDPRVREVVNSVGNGVIHDPQFDWQGDDFQMPPWNELVIYEMHVGTFRRSDGDTPGDFEDLLTGLDHLKELGVNALQIMPVAEFAGDLSWGYNPAHVYAIESAYGGPKAFKRFVREAHARGFAVILDVVYNHFGPSDLDLWQFDGWSENDKGGIYFYNDHRSSTPWGDTRPDYGRGEVRSFIRDNAMMWFEDYHVDGLRYDMTLYIRSVDGATEIPEGWGLTQWINREIHDRYPAALTIAEDLQNNAYLTKSDQEGGAGFSTQWDAGFVHPIRDVLTVPDDQHRDMHKVCHALQHTYNHDVFQRVIYTESHDEVANGKSRVPSEINEHNAEGRYAQKRSVLGAALIMTAPGIPMLFQGQELLQGGWFEDTEELDWENRDKHPGILRLYRDLIGLRLNRSGNTRGLAGQQLNILHVNHHDKVIAFSRSDAGGVRDETVVLANFSARAFDEYRIGLPAAGTWRLRFNSDAEIYSDHFDGHPVGDLQTDEHPYDHMNVSAVTNLGAYGVLVFSQD, encoded by the coding sequence GTGGCCGATACCCTACAGCCCGCCCGCGATAATTTAGACGAAACCGGTGCGGATCAGGAACAGCCCGCGTCCGCTACGAAACTTCCCGGCATGGGCCCGCTGCCGCATCCCGCGGGCGTTGCGTTTCGGGTGTGGGCGCCCCATGCGGATGCCGTCAGTGTCGTCGGCGATTTCAACGACTGGGATCCCGAACAAGGCGCGATGCAGTCAGAGCCAGGCGGATGCTGGTATCTGGACTGCCCACAGGCGGCCACCGGCCAGCAGTACAAGTACGAAATCCGCCATGGCGAGAATCGCTTTTTGCGGATGGACCCGCGAGTCCGCGAAGTCGTCAACTCCGTCGGCAATGGGGTCATCCATGATCCCCAATTCGATTGGCAGGGCGATGACTTTCAGATGCCCCCCTGGAACGAGCTGGTGATCTACGAGATGCACGTGGGTACGTTTCGTCGTTCGGACGGCGACACGCCGGGAGATTTCGAGGATCTGCTCACCGGTCTGGATCACCTGAAAGAACTGGGCGTCAATGCGTTACAGATTATGCCCGTTGCGGAGTTCGCCGGAGACCTATCGTGGGGCTACAACCCGGCGCATGTCTATGCCATCGAAAGCGCGTACGGGGGTCCCAAAGCGTTTAAGCGGTTTGTCCGTGAAGCGCATGCACGGGGCTTCGCGGTCATCCTGGACGTGGTCTACAACCATTTCGGTCCGTCCGACTTGGACCTCTGGCAATTCGACGGTTGGTCGGAAAACGACAAGGGTGGGATCTATTTCTACAACGATCACCGCAGCTCAACGCCTTGGGGGGATACCCGGCCCGACTATGGACGCGGTGAAGTCCGCTCGTTCATACGTGACAACGCCATGATGTGGTTCGAGGACTACCACGTCGACGGTTTGCGGTACGACATGACGCTGTATATTCGCAGCGTGGACGGCGCGACCGAAATCCCCGAAGGCTGGGGGCTAACGCAATGGATCAACCGCGAGATCCACGACCGCTATCCCGCCGCCCTCACCATCGCCGAAGACCTGCAGAACAATGCATATTTAACGAAGTCCGATCAAGAGGGAGGAGCGGGATTTTCAACCCAGTGGGACGCAGGTTTTGTCCATCCCATTCGCGATGTGTTGACGGTACCCGATGACCAACATCGCGACATGCATAAAGTCTGCCATGCGTTGCAACACACTTACAATCACGATGTATTTCAACGGGTGATCTACACGGAATCGCATGACGAAGTCGCCAACGGAAAGTCGCGAGTGCCCAGTGAAATCAATGAACACAACGCGGAAGGACGCTATGCGCAAAAACGCTCGGTACTCGGTGCTGCGTTGATAATGACCGCCCCTGGGATTCCCATGCTGTTTCAAGGTCAGGAGCTATTACAGGGCGGCTGGTTTGAGGACACCGAAGAACTGGATTGGGAAAACCGAGATAAACATCCAGGCATTCTGCGGTTGTACCGAGACCTGATCGGCTTGCGTTTGAATCGCTCCGGAAACACGCGAGGGCTAGCCGGGCAACAATTGAACATCCTACACGTCAACCACCATGACAAAGTGATCGCATTCAGTCGGAGCGATGCCGGCGGAGTTCGCGACGAAACCGTGGTATTGGCCAACTTCAGCGCCCGAGCCTTTGACGAATACCGTATCGGGCTGCCGGCCGCTGGCACATGGCGATTGCGATTCAACAGCGACGCGGAAATCTACAGCGACCATTTTGACGGCCACCCGGTAGGCGACTTGCAGACGGACGAACATCCCTACGACCACATGAACGTGTCCGCGGTAACCAATTTGGGCGCCTACGGAGTGTTGGTGTTTTCGCAGGATTAG
- a CDS encoding alpha/beta hydrolase family protein — protein MSRFIFSLSVLLGIASLGCVDANRVASPSEQRDLFDLPTGPTPAVKEVFARPANGYRRYHQKNYEFVLTSDQPGYTGRQFKTLIPDVSSGTQVPCLFYNPAGATAFNGKSAGTAEIDPMLPYVKAGFAVVIYGTDGGTVEITERTSIRSLAKQAEQYANAHAGLINARHAVDFVLQEFSQIDAQRLYTIGHSSGGKQALLVAAADSRIAGCVAWAPACQVSKDEQELLQKLGRARRSLSVSMLDQSDPMRFAARIKVPLLLVHSASDEIVSSADVLGFGERVPGADVLAVPSQNHFDIPDVAQTLTQKWLARLATAEGQTLAAANPASTANDVRPVSNRKSNRRTTTRGRHSSRQGKSDTPSIQSNPFAN, from the coding sequence ATGTCCCGATTTATTTTCAGCCTGAGCGTCTTGTTGGGGATTGCCTCGTTGGGTTGTGTCGACGCCAACCGAGTCGCTTCGCCGTCCGAACAGCGCGATCTGTTCGACCTCCCCACTGGGCCCACGCCCGCAGTCAAAGAGGTCTTCGCTCGCCCTGCAAATGGTTATCGTCGCTACCATCAAAAAAATTACGAATTCGTGCTGACCAGTGACCAACCAGGCTATACCGGGCGTCAATTCAAAACCTTGATCCCCGATGTATCCAGTGGCACCCAGGTACCGTGCCTGTTTTACAACCCAGCTGGTGCTACTGCCTTTAACGGAAAATCGGCAGGCACGGCGGAAATCGATCCCATGCTGCCCTACGTCAAAGCGGGGTTTGCGGTGGTGATTTACGGCACCGACGGAGGCACCGTGGAAATCACCGAGCGGACGTCCATCCGCAGTCTGGCCAAACAAGCCGAACAGTACGCAAACGCTCATGCCGGTCTGATCAATGCTCGCCACGCGGTTGATTTTGTGTTGCAAGAATTCTCCCAGATCGACGCTCAGCGACTGTATACGATCGGCCATTCTTCGGGCGGAAAGCAAGCCCTGCTGGTAGCCGCCGCCGATTCGCGGATCGCCGGCTGCGTGGCTTGGGCGCCCGCCTGTCAGGTCAGCAAGGACGAGCAGGAATTGCTCCAGAAGCTCGGCCGCGCACGACGCAGTTTATCCGTTTCGATGTTGGACCAATCCGATCCAATGCGGTTCGCCGCACGCATCAAGGTACCGCTGCTGCTGGTGCATTCGGCCAGCGATGAAATTGTATCGTCCGCAGATGTGTTGGGATTCGGCGAACGGGTGCCGGGCGCGGACGTGCTGGCCGTGCCATCGCAGAACCATTTCGACATTCCCGATGTCGCTCAAACGCTGACCCAGAAATGGCTCGCCCGCTTGGCCACCGCCGAAGGCCAAACGCTGGCCGCCGCAAACCCCGCATCCACAGCAAACGATGTGCGTCCGGTATCGAATCGGAAGTCGAACCGCCGCACCACCACTCGTGGCCGGCACTCGTCCAGGCAAGGGAAATCTGACACGCCGAGTATTCAAAGCAATCCGTTTGCGAATTAA
- a CDS encoding cysteine hydrolase family protein: protein MAKPKSATGSLHGSAPDVGDVALLLIDVINDLEFEGGDKLLQLAKPMAERLAALRDQFRNAELPIIYANDNFGRWKSDFRVQVDHCLHGGVRGKPIVEMLQPLDEDYFVLKPKHSAFYATTLDVLLKHLEVKRLVITGMATDICVLFTANDAYMRDFQVTIPADCVAANSQPQSDAALRLMQRVLKADIRESTALLNKIG from the coding sequence ATGGCGAAACCCAAATCCGCGACTGGCTCATTGCATGGCTCCGCGCCCGATGTCGGTGACGTCGCGTTATTGTTGATCGACGTGATCAACGACTTGGAATTCGAGGGGGGCGATAAATTGCTGCAACTTGCCAAACCGATGGCCGAGCGATTGGCAGCGCTAAGGGACCAGTTCCGCAACGCAGAACTTCCGATCATCTACGCCAACGACAACTTCGGCAGATGGAAGTCTGATTTCCGTGTTCAAGTTGACCACTGTCTGCACGGTGGCGTTCGAGGCAAACCGATCGTCGAGATGCTTCAACCGCTGGATGAAGACTACTTCGTGCTGAAACCCAAACACTCGGCGTTTTATGCAACCACGTTGGATGTGCTACTGAAACACTTAGAAGTAAAACGATTGGTGATCACAGGCATGGCAACCGATATATGCGTGCTGTTTACGGCTAACGACGCATACATGCGTGATTTTCAGGTAACGATCCCGGCCGACTGCGTAGCGGCTAACTCGCAACCACAATCCGACGCGGCCCTGCGGTTGATGCAGCGAGTGCTCAAAGCCGATATTCGCGAGTCGACCGCTTTGCTGAACAAAATCGGTTGA